CGATCAACTGGGCGATACGCTCAATCAAACGAGCCTTGGGAACCTGATATGGAATTTCACTGATCACGATCCGCCAGCCACCCCTTTGCAGTTTCTCCACACTCCACCGCGCCCGCAACCGAAGCGTTCCCCGTCCCGTCCGGTAACTCTCCAGAATCTCGGCCTGGCTGGAAACCAGAACACCACCGGTCGGAAAATCGGGCCCCGGCACACAGCCCGCCAGTTCCTCGATCGAGGCCTCTGGCCGACGAATCAACAACAGAGCAGCGGCAAGCACTTCACCCACGTTGTGCGGAGGAATCGAGGTCGACATCCCCACCGCAATCCCCGTGGACCCGTTGGCCAGGAGGTTGGGAAACCGCGCCGGCAGCACAACGGGCTCTTCGAGAGATCCATCGTAGGTCGGAACCAGATGGACGGTCTCCTGGTCCAGATCCTCAAGCAAAGATTGCGCCACTTTTGTCAGACGCGCTTCCGTATAGCGCATGGCTGCGGCCCCGTCGCCGTCGATATTGCCGAAATTCCCTTGGCCATCCACCAACGGGTAGCGCACGGCAAACTCCTGGGCCAGACGCACCATCGCCTCATAGGCCGCCTGGTCGCCATGCGGGTGGAACTTGCCAATCACATCTCCGACCACACGCGCCGATTTTTTGAACCCCGACCCCGGATCCAGATGCAACGCACGCATGGCAAACAGAATGCGGCGGTGGACCGGTTTCAGGCCATCGCGGACATCCGGCAGGGAACGACTGATGATCGTCGACAGGGCATAGGCGAGGTAGCGGCTCTCCAACTCCAGCCGGATGGGGGTCTCCCTGACAAGGCCGGAAGCAAGGGTCATGGGATCATCCCGATGGGTTGACCTGACATCCGGGGATCATCCCTCGGAAGATTCCGCGTCTGTCCGCACAACGGGCGGGATGGGAGCGGCATCACCGCCGCCACCAAAACGTGGTGGCAGGTCATGCGCCACGCGCAGGCGATCCTCCAACTCGTGACAGATCGCTTCGTTGTCGCGCAGGTAACGTTTGGCATTTTCCCGTCCCTGCCCAATCCTTTCGCCCTTGTAGGCATACCAGGCGCCGGATTTTTCCAGAATATTTTTCTCCACGGCCATATCCAGAATCTCCCCGACCAGAGAGATGCCCTCCCCATAGGTGATATCAAATTCGGCAGATCGGAAAGGCGGGGCCATTTTGTTTTTGACCACTTTGACCTTGCACCGGCTGCCAACGATATCCTCTTTGTCCTTGATGGAGTTGGTGCGACGGATATCCAGGCGCACCGATGCATAAAACTTAAGCGCGTTACCGCCGGTCGTGGTCTCTGGACTGCCGAACATCACCCCGATTTTCATGCGGATCTGATTGATGAACAGGACGATGGAGTTGGAGCGGGAGATGCTGCCCGTCAATTTGCGCAACGCCTGGGACATGAGTCTGGCCTGCAACCCCATGTGGGAGTCGCCCATGTCCCCTTCCAGCTCCGCCTTGGGCGTCAGGGCTGCCACCGAGTCGACCACCACCAAGTCAACAGCGCCGGAACGAACCAGCATATCGGTGATCTCCAGGGCCTGCTCGCCCGTATCCGGCTGGGAGATCAGGAGCTCCTCGATCTTGACCCCCAGCTTGCGGGCGTAGCCAGGATCCAGGGCATGTTCGGCATCCACGAAGGCGGCCACACCACCTTTTTTTTGGATCTCTGCCGCCACATGCAAGGCCAGGGTCGTTTTGCCCGAGGCCTCAGGCCCGTACACCTCCACCACCCGACCCCTGGGAAGTCCTCCAACCCCAAGCGCAATGTCCAACCCCAAGGAGCCGGTGGAGATCACCGGTACCTGATCCAGGATCCCCCCATCCATGCGCATGATGGAACCCTTGCCAAACTGCCTCTCGATCTGGGCCATGGCTGCATCCAACGCCTGCGCCTTGTTGCTGTCCAGTGCCATCTTCGGTTCCCCTTCGCGCATTGATCAACCCATGGACAACAGGCCATCGCCTGCGCCCTCGTCTTCTTAAAGAAATCCCCGCATTCTAGCAAAATCCCCCTTCAAGGCATAGCAAAATGGTTCGGAGCGCCACAAGATTCGGTCGGTGGGCAGGATCTCGCCGGGAGAGGATCGGTTGCCCCCTTCTCCCGCTTCCGTGTAGGATGCTGAAGAAGTGGCGTAAAAATCGCCGCAAGGGTTGCAGGACGATCCTGGACGGTTGGAGGATGGCGAGAGGCTTCTTCCGTCCGCACAAGAACAAGAGAGGGTGACGAGAGGCTTCTTCCGTCCGCACAAGAACAAGAGAGGGTGGCGAGAGGCTTCTCCCATCCGCACACAAAAACAGTCATGGGGTGTAGACATGGAAATATCCGAACTGTTGGCCTTCAGTGTCAAAAACAAGGCCTCCGACCTGCATCTTTCAGCCGGGATGCCGCCTCTCATCCGCGTGGACGGCGATATACGTCGTATCGACGTTCCGGTTCTGGACCACGAACATGTCCACGACATGATCTACGACATCATGAACGACAGACAGCGCAAAGAGTACGAGGAACATTTGGAAGCAGACTTTTCGTTTGAAATTCCTGGACTTGCAAGATTCAGGGTCAATGCTTTCGTACAAAATCGGGGCGCCGGTGGCGTCTTCCGCACCATTCCTTCCGACATCCTCAGCCTGGAACAGTTGAGCGCACCGAACATTTTCAAGGAGTTTGCCGAATCTCCCCGGGGCATGGTTCTGGTCACCGGACCCACTGGTTCCGGCAAATCCACCACCCTGGCCGCCATCATCGACCACAAGAACAAAAACGAATACGGCCATATCCTCACCATCGAGGATCCCATTGAGTTCGTTCACCAATCCAGCAAATGTCTGATCAACCAGCGCGAAGTGCACCGGGATACGCAGAGCTTCACCAATGCCTTGCGTTCGGCCCTGCGTGAAGATCCAGATGTCATCCTGGTCGGCGAAATGCGCGACCTGGAGACCATCCGTCTCGCTCTGACCGCCGCAGAAACCGGCCATCTGGTCTTCGGCACCCTGCACACCACCTCGGCGGCCAAAACCATTGACCGTATCGTCGATGTCTTCCCGGCTGCGGAAAAAGACATGATCCGCACCATGCTCTCCGAATCTCTGCGAGCGGTGATATCTCAGAACCTGCTCAAGAAGAAGGGGGGGGGACGGGTGGCGGTCCATGAAATCATGGTTGCGACCAGCGCCATCCGCAACCTGATCCGGGAAAACAAGGTTGCCCAGATGTATTCGGCCATTCAGACCGGCAAGGCGGTCGGCATGCAAACTTTGGAACAGGGCTTGCAGGATCTCATGCAGAAGGGTCTCATCACCAAAGAAGCGGCCCGCGACAAGGCCAACATCAAGGATGCTTTTAAATAGCCAGGACTTTATACCTATGCGCAAAATGTTCCCCGGTCTCCGGCTCTTGCCCGTGCTGGTCGCAGTTGGAGTGACTGGTTGCAACCAGACATGGATGTCGTCGGCGCCGCCACCACCGCCACCACAGCCTGTGGCCATGGCGTCGCAACCCATGCCACCAGCCTTCCAGGAGGTCGACCTGATCGACATGAGTCACAAGATTGCCGACTCCCTGGTAGGGGAACTGCGCAAAAACCACCCCTCCTTCAGCCGCCAGAAGCCCATTCTGGTGGCCAGTTTTGTCGACAGAACCAATGTGGACACCACCTCGGAACTTGGGCTCATGGTCTCCGACCACATCTCTTCCCGGCTGACCCAGCAGGGTTACGCGGTGGTGGAACCCAAATTGCGGGAGGATATCTCCATCCGCGTCATGGAGGGCGAGTTTGTTCTCTCCCGCGATGTGGACAAGCTCTCTACGGAATACAAGGCTTTTGCCGTGGTGGTCGGCAGTTATACCCGCAGCCGGGACACCCTGGATTTCACCACCCGCATGATCCAGGTCAGAAACAAGCAGGTGTTGGCCTCCATCGATGCCAAGATGCCTCTGGGTACCGCCTCGCGTGACCTCCTGGTCGAAACAGGTGGACCCGCCTTGAAAGTGGTGGACAGATGAAGAGCCATGTCACCACTGTCGTGGTGGCCGGCCTCTTGACGGTCGGTTGTCTGGCTGCGGTTGGTTGCGCCTCGCGGCCAACACCGGAAACCCTGCCCCTGGTCTCCCAACCCATGACCCAGCCACTCCCCCAGGATCTGGTTGAGGCTTCCTATGCAGCTGCCGATGTCATGGTCGCTGAGTTGGAAGAGCGTATGATGCCTCAGCAATCCATCCTTCCGGTCACCTTCGTCAATCTGGACAATCTGGACGAGACCTCCTCCCTGGGGCGGCTCATCGCCCGACAAATGGCCTCACGCTTCACCCAAAGGGGCTACTCCATCATTGAGGCCAAAATTCGCAAGGATTTATTGATCCGGAAGGATCAGGGGGAGTTCATCCTCTCCCGGGAGATCGAGAAGATCGGCCAGGATCACAAGGCCAAGGTTCTTCTGGTGGGCAGCTATACCGTCGCCCAGAATCGCATATTCGTGAACGCCCAGATCATCCGCCTCAAGGACAAGGTTGCGCTGGCCTCCAGGGATTTCATGCTGAATATCGGATCGGACATCCGCCGCCTGCTCGGACAACCTCTCTAACAACTTGGCCAGGTTGCTTTTCACCTGCTTGGCCTTGCGCATGGACCAACCCGTTATAACGAGGAACGACCGCCGTGGAACGTGATCATGCCAATCGCTTCATGCTGGATGCCTTGAAAAACATGCTGGAACAGGGTGGCTCCGACCTCTTCATCACTGTCGGATTTCCTCCAGCCATCAAAAAGCACGGAAAAATGACACCCGTGACCGACAAAGCTTTGACGGCTGCGCAAACTCTGGAACTGGCCCGTTCCATCATGACCGAGAAACAAGCCAAGGAGTTCGAGCAAACCCGCGAGTGCAATTTTGCCATTCATCCGCAGGGTATTGGCCGGTTTCGCGTCAACGCCTTCGTTCAGCAGGGACGAGCCGGCATGGTGCTGCGCACCATCACCACGGACATTCCTGATTTTGACAAGCTGGGTCTCCCGCCCATCTTGAAAGATGTGGTGCTGTCCAAGACCGGCCTGGTGTTGATGGTCGGTGGTACGGGTTCCGGAAAATCCACATCTCTGGCCGCCATGTTGGGCCATCGCAACGCCATGACCCACGGCCACATCATCACCATTGAAGATCCCATCGAGTATGTCCACCCACACCACAACTGCCTGATCACCCAGCGGGAGGTCGGCGTGGACACCGACGATTGGCACATTGCTCTCAAAAACACCCTGCGTCAGGCTCCCGATGTCATCCTGATCGGCGAAATTCGCGATCGCGAAACCATGGAGCACGCCATCAATTTTGCCGAAACCGGCCATCTGGCGCTCTCCACTTTGCACGCCAACAGCGCCAACCAGGCTCTGGACCGCATCATCAACATGTTCCCTTCCGACAAACGTCAACAGCTCCTGATGGATCTGTCCCTCAACCTGCGGGCGATCGTCTCACAGCGTTTGCTGCCGAGAGTGGGTGGCGGGCGTGTTGCCGCCATCGAAATCCTGCTCAAATCCCCCCTGGTATCCGATCTGGTTTTCAAGGGAGAGGTCCACGGCATCAAAGAGGTCATGGCCAAATCCAATGAGCTCGGCATGGTGACTTTCGATCAGGCCCTTTTCAACCTGTTTGAAAAGGGTTTGATCACCTACGAGGATGCCTTGCGTTTCTCCGACTCTGCCAATGAGTTGCGCCTCAAAATCAAACTGGAGAGCAAATCGTCCAAGAACAAGGATCTCACCGCCGGGCTGGGGAGCTTGAGCCTCAAACCCAAAGAGGAAGCGTAGTCAAAAGGAAGTACACACGTGGCCACAATCCTGGTGGTGGATGATGATGGTCAGACAGTCGAGCAGGTCAGCGCCATCGTTGCCGGAGCGGGTCACACGCCTGATTTTCTCCTGGAAGCGCAGTATCTTTTACCTAAATTGGAGACCGAACCTGTTGACTTGATCCTGCTTGATGTCAACATGCCGGATGTGAATGGGCTGATGGTCCTGGAGCAACTGAAAGGTTGGTCCGGGGCAAGCCGGATCCCGGTCATCATGATCACAGGTGAAAGCGAGGAGAATTTGATTGCCCGCTGTTTTGATCTGGGGGCGGTGGATTTTGTTCACAAGCCTGTCCGCCCGATCGAACTCCTCTCCCGCATCAAGATCGCCCTGGACACCAAGGCCTACATCGACGAAATTTTTGCTCGTGGATCTGCCCTCCAGCAGGCTTACGAATTCAATGCCGCTGTCCTGGACAGCATCGAGGACGGCCTTTGCGTCGTTGATGGCAGGGATTTTCATCTGCACCATGCCAACCGTGTCTTTGCCGAGCGGGCGCAGTATGCCG
The DNA window shown above is from Magnetococcales bacterium and carries:
- a CDS encoding PilT/PilU family type 4a pilus ATPase — its product is MLDALKNMLEQGGSDLFITVGFPPAIKKHGKMTPVTDKALTAAQTLELARSIMTEKQAKEFEQTRECNFAIHPQGIGRFRVNAFVQQGRAGMVLRTITTDIPDFDKLGLPPILKDVVLSKTGLVLMVGGTGSGKSTSLAAMLGHRNAMTHGHIITIEDPIEYVHPHHNCLITQREVGVDTDDWHIALKNTLRQAPDVILIGEIRDRETMEHAINFAETGHLALSTLHANSANQALDRIINMFPSDKRQQLLMDLSLNLRAIVSQRLLPRVGGGRVAAIEILLKSPLVSDLVFKGEVHGIKEVMAKSNELGMVTFDQALFNLFEKGLITYEDALRFSDSANELRLKIKLESKSSKNKDLTAGLGSLSLKPKEEA
- a CDS encoding type IV pilus twitching motility protein PilT; this encodes MEISELLAFSVKNKASDLHLSAGMPPLIRVDGDIRRIDVPVLDHEHVHDMIYDIMNDRQRKEYEEHLEADFSFEIPGLARFRVNAFVQNRGAGGVFRTIPSDILSLEQLSAPNIFKEFAESPRGMVLVTGPTGSGKSTTLAAIIDHKNKNEYGHILTIEDPIEFVHQSSKCLINQREVHRDTQSFTNALRSALREDPDVILVGEMRDLETIRLALTAAETGHLVFGTLHTTSAAKTIDRIVDVFPAAEKDMIRTMLSESLRAVISQNLLKKKGGGRVAVHEIMVATSAIRNLIRENKVAQMYSAIQTGKAVGMQTLEQGLQDLMQKGLITKEAARDKANIKDAFK
- the recA gene encoding recombinase RecA; the protein is MREGEPKMALDSNKAQALDAAMAQIERQFGKGSIMRMDGGILDQVPVISTGSLGLDIALGVGGLPRGRVVEVYGPEASGKTTLALHVAAEIQKKGGVAAFVDAEHALDPGYARKLGVKIEELLISQPDTGEQALEITDMLVRSGAVDLVVVDSVAALTPKAELEGDMGDSHMGLQARLMSQALRKLTGSISRSNSIVLFINQIRMKIGVMFGSPETTTGGNALKFYASVRLDIRRTNSIKDKEDIVGSRCKVKVVKNKMAPPFRSAEFDITYGEGISLVGEILDMAVEKNILEKSGAWYAYKGERIGQGRENAKRYLRDNEAICHELEDRLRVAHDLPPRFGGGGDAAPIPPVVRTDAESSEG